The genome window CTGGCCACCCAGCTGTTGACTACTTTGCCTGGTAAGATTGAATTACCCTTCGTCAAACCCAACTTCGAGAGCTTATGTCTATCCACAGGCCGTCTTTTCGGCAGCAATTCTCGCGATACCCGCATCGATACTGTAGTAACTTGTTCTGGCATATGTTTAAAGAGCATCTTCGTATCACTTGGCCATACGAGTTCCGCGATGTGTATTCCCTCAACGTAGGGCTTGGCAGGTATGGCCTTACATCCTTGTTCAGGGATACGATCTCCAATCTCGGCTGCTGGACCATGCATTCCGATTTCTTTTATCATTTTCCTGCACTCATACATGACGTGCCCAAGTCTCCGCAAACCAGTTTGCCTGTCACAGTTCATCCTTGGCCCCTACAGACCAACTCATTAGGTTACCTTTCTCGAATCCGAACTCCATCACATCACCACAGCAGGTTCACGGAGGGCACGATCTCTGACCCTTCACAAGGTGGCGAAGATGATCAAGGATGGAGCTACGATTCTACTGTGGGGGAGTATAACTGGGATTTGGATAACATCTGAACTCATAATTACAAGATGGTGTTCGACTCATCCTCCAAATCAACTGACCCGTGCTTCAAAAACCATTTCCAACTTGGGGCAGAGAAGTGTGAACCCATCTGCTAGCCCTTCTTGGAACCCCTCAACTGTTTGGTTGGGTGCAAGGCGGATATTAAACTTGGAAGCAATTTGAGTTAGAACATGCCGAacctcaagaagcccaagctgCTTCCCAGCACAGGAGTAACGGCCTTGGAATAATGTCAGGGAATCTATCATCTGGTCAGATTGCTGTCGGACTTACCAATTGAGAAAGGGGCAAATGCTGAAGCATCCCGGACAAGATCGGGTTGTGTTGTCCACCGCTCGGGAATGAAGTCGTTGGGGCGCACAAAGCATCGTTCGTCTAGTCTGGTCAGCTGTGTCGTTAGGCATTTTGGGGCACGGCTTACCCCGGTTCAGTGTATATGTAGGTGTCTGAATAATCGTGTTTCCTGGGATAAATGTTCCGTCGATTTGCAGACCCTGCGGGGGTGTGATTCTCTGCAGACCTGATGGAATAGCTGGGTACAGCCGCATAGTCTCATCGATGATAGCTTGAAGGTATTTGAGTTTGGCAAGAGCACTGTGACTATGAGGCGAATCCCCTTGCTTCATGAACTCGTCAACTTCGTTCTGTAACTTCTGGTAGACCTGGGGATGGCGGGCCAGCTCAAACAGGGCACATGTCATGGTCGTGGAAGTAGTGTCGCTATACAAGTAAATCAGTCAGGTTTTATCATAGCCTTGGTTGAAGTCATACCTTCCTGCAACCACGATTAGGTGAGCATCACCTAAGAGGTTGAGATCGTCTTGCTTCGTATGGACTGATTGTTCTTTGTAGGCACCAAGGAGCCAAGAGAACAAATCTGGGAGGTGCGGCTCATTCTGCCCTCAAGTTAGAAGAGACAGGAGAGATACGAATTGGCAGTAGCCCTACCTTGGTCCTCTGATCTACATGTTTTCGTAGCCATTTTAGGAATTGTACAATCTGGCGATTCAGGATAGGTATATCCTTTACAAGCAGATACAGCCAAGAGGCGCGACCAATCGGGCTGCCCCATAGAGTAGACATCTGTGTCAGCTCCATGTAGTAATGCTTGACACCATCATTCAGCATATTGAAGCTCTTGCCAAATGCGAGGTCGCCCATAACGTCGAAACCATAAAAGCCGCACCAGTCCGTGATATCGACCGGCTTACCGCACCTCTGTTGCAGTTGATTCATCAACAAACCTGTGTATTTCTCAATTCTTGGCTCATAATCTCGCATGGCTTTGGAAATAATTAGTCTTGCCTTGCAGAAGCCAAAAGACGGTTTTTCTGTACCTTTAGCGCTGAGACCTCTGTCCCATACTTTTCTTCGGAGTGTATGCTCCTGCCTATCCCTTGTTGCATGCAGAGATATGGTAGGCACAAAAACATTATACCAAGGACCCTTTTTACAAGGGGATGAATTTTGGTAGATTGTGGCCACGGCGCTCGGTGATGCAACCGAAATCTCAGATGGACCTTTGTGTCGTGGTTAGTGTCAGGCCGATATGGGGCAGAGAGGTAAGGAAATAAGTCAGTACCAAGTCTGATGAAATCGCCGTAGGTCTTGTGTAGTTTCTGCACTTCCAAAAACATATGAAACTTTTTCATGGACATTGATATCGCGCACAAAGCAGACAGAGGAGCAAAGGTTGGACCAGGGAATTGGCGCAAGGGGTGAAAAAAGAATCGGTAGAGCACCATGCTGCCATATAGCCCGGCTATGAAGGCTGCCAGGAGCTCAGAAGCAATATACCAGGCATTGAGAAGGCTCTGGTGTTCCAAGTCGCCATGATAAGCCAAAAGGCCAAAGATCGATGCATAGATAAGACTGAACGAAGCAATGATACGATGAACGGCAACGTCCCACTCGCCAATTCGAAAAATAGCCAGGTGAGTAGCGACGCCACATAAAGCCACACAACAAAGCGCAGAAAGACTTTCAAGTTGAATATTGGAAAGGGtaatcatgatgaagattggcGATTGGTAGTCCAAGGAGAGTGAGTGCTATCGATATCACTCGCCGAGTTAAATGATATAGGCTGTCTCTATACTATGactatttaactataagcAGTACGCTGACATCTGATATCTTGACTCAGGGACAAGATCATTACCCCGCACGATCTACAAAGGCAATTGCTCACTTATGCAAGTGTACTATGCAAGACACATAAGACTTCCTAACCCTACCCCAGACGTTGGGTGATCCTGAGTCAGTTGGCCTTGAGTAAGCCGGCTGGCCGAGAGTATACACTAGAATCGTTTTGAGGAGTAAGGGTTCTCCGGAAATCGGATGATATAGAGTCATTGGATTGTATACCTGGGCTGGGTGATAATATGATGCCATATTTGAGGTTTATGgtaaaagttatatatatttagaaGATAATTTCATAGACCGGACATCAATCACATTCTCTTGGTGGGAAATGCTGACTTATTATCAGGTTATCACAACTGCCTCTGCTATTTTACAGATTTATGCTCCAGCCGCTGATATTCACTTCTTCCCAGTCCCCACGTTATGTATTCCATGGATACCTTACCTGATATGCCGACTGCCCAGTGCTACTGCTACAGGTCATTCAATATCTCATCTAAGAGGCTCACTCTGGCTTCACTGCTGTCCGGCTCTGCGTCTTCGATGTCCATGCTAGAGAAGGGGTCCCAGTCCCGACTATATAAGTCGAACAACTCCTGATCAGACAGCGAGGTATTTGTTCCGTCCATCTCCATTATCAAGTCAAGAGAGCCGAGAGAGTGAATACTTTCAAGACCTTCAATGGCGTCGGAAACACTGGGTGGGATCCCGAGCCCAGTGGGGCGGCGACAGTATTCCATCATAGCAGACCAGCTACTGCTCGGCATAGAACCTCCTTTCAGTTCTTGTGAAGAACACAGAGCTCGTTCCATCACTGACGTACAGTTCAGATATTGGTATGGCTGGTAGGCTATAACGTCTGTCCAGCTTCGTAGGCAGCCGTTCCGCTGACTCGTCAGACCACTCTCGACTGAGGTGACAGTCTGGCGAACAAGAAGGGTCAGGGGTTCAATTCCCTCAAATCTTGGTTGATGTGCCTCCAACATTTCAATTAATATTCGAAGCCGACTCTGGTTCGCAGTGGTCTGGCCACCGAGCCTGGCTTCAAATACATGCATCGCCATTGGGACAGCGGCAAAGACAGCCCTAGTACGATGAATCATTATTACCTGTTCCATCTTCACCTAAGGGTTTGTACTCACACACTAATGGGTAGAAATCGCGCAAGACCAAGTCGGACAGGCTCTGACAGATGGTCGATAAAACGAAAGGTAGAAGAACGAACCTCGCCGATGAGGGCAGAGGGGAGAGATTCATTCAAATCACACAAGCCAACATCAGCGATGAGCTTCTGGTGATGGAGTAGCAATTTAGCTGTACTTGACTCTTCTCAGTTTCGATGACTTTAATTGAATTTCCAAGTTGACTTACTAGTATTGTATGTATACAAAGTTCGTGTAGACAATAACAGACGGATGCCGTTGCTGACTTCCGTGACACAGTTCGAGGAATTCTTCTCCAGTGGCACTGAACCAAGTAGAAAGATCCTCTCGGCATGTAGATAGAATTACGTGGTCATCAGCACATACAGTCTCCAGGTGATGTGACGCATTGCGATGCCGAGCCATAAGCTGAAGTAAATCTCCTATTGTGTAGCTTAATGCGACCAGCCGACAGAATACCCTGAATAGCTGGGCTTTTGTGTGTGGCGTATAGACCAAAGACCCATTGAACTCGGAGCTAAAGTCATCTTCCGCTGGTAGCGGGTATTGCCCAGAGATCTGTACGCATCGCCTTTGGCCAAGAGAGATACTGCGGTCACGGAGGATACAACACCACCAGAGCCGCTTCAGTACGCCTGTGTCAGCTCCATTGCCATGTCCCGCATGGCTGGCACCAAGGCTTTCAGCGTGTTTGATCGCTCTGGTCAACCATACTGAGTTGGGCGTTGGGTGATCGCTGCCCAACGAGACAGGTAAAAAAGTGAGCAGCAAAGCGCCCCGTGCTAGGTCGACGGTAGAGGGTTCGATGTCAAAGACATAAAGAAGCTTGCTCAAGTCAGCTATTATCCGCACTTATTGGGACAGAGTAAAAGTACCTTGGCTCGCTGATAAAACCTAGCGGCGGCAAGGCGAGGACTTTCAAACCCCAGTTCTTTCGTTACAGATTCAGACACGAACTAAAGCAAGGTCAGCTAACACCACCAAAGTGCAATCGAGTTCACCCACGCTGCAGGAAGCAAAGAGCATTGCCTGGATTAAGAACAACGACACCTTATTCGTTTTCTGTTTGTACTGTTCCCAGAACACAGACTCATCCATTAAAGGGAGCATCGGGTGGACGTGTAAGAAGTATTCTCGAATGAATTCGTCCAGTATAGGTCTGGGCGGGACGCTCAAGCATCCTTGTTGTCGTAAGAAGGTAACATCATCTAGAGGAAGTTTACTTAGGTCTGGGTCGTTGACGAAAGCAAGACGATTATCTGCCGGCCCCAACTCGCCTTTAGACCTAGCATCAGTTGACTCTATTTGTGCGTTATCGAGATGGCATGGCGAGggatttgatgatgagaattggTAGACTCCCAGTGACGAGTTGTCAGTTGTAAACATGCCATCCTGGATCCAGATGTCTTCGGGAGTAGTAGTCGTGGAGCCAGGGTTGTTCTTGATCGTGACTCTCGCGTTTTTGGTGTCGAGCCTTCTACTATCGCATCGAATGGGTAAGCTTCACTGGTGTTACTGATTCCCTGCCGGTCAATGGATGACTTACCGCTTCGGCTTCCGGCCCCTTACCTCACAGTGGACCTCATCGAGACGGCAGTTCAGACAGGGTGAGCCTCCAAAGGCTAGGTCGCAGCGAATCTTTCTGGCCCTACAATGGAGGCATGCTTGCTTGGCGCGACGTGTTGGCATACCGAGGTTGATGAAACGCATCGggaatcttcttcaacagatCCACAACTGGTAACTGAGTTTACAGTTGTCAAGAGTTGTGAGAAGCTGAGACTACAGCCAGGGATTGATCAGCTTGTGTTTCCCCAGATCACATTACCCCATACCCCACAATGAGCTAATGCATCTTGACTCAGGAAACGCTGCCTCAGCGTCCTTCCCAGAATACGGGTCCCACCATGCACGCGTGACCTAAAGGAAAATGACATTAGTCAGAATTTTCTGACAAAAGCTACTTCTGGGGGTGAGGTATTAGCCGAAGATCGGCCGAAAGATTAGATCAGCCGCAAGCTCCACGACTTGTTAACTGCAAAGTTTGTTTTGTGTTCCTGCTAGACAACTTATTCTATCCAATGTGCTTACGAAAGTAGCAGCAATGGGAACAAGATCCTAACCGAAACAACATGTATACGATAAGAATATTCCCTTTCATATACTACTAGCATCATATTATAACAAGCTTCCTTGAATTGATAAGAAGAATTTATTTAGCTATCTATTCTGAGCCGTCAAGCGTGCTACCCTGCACGATGTACTCGCTCGTTCTTCGACCAATTACAGCTGTTTCTGCCACTGACCATAAAGGGGAATTCCACTCAGCCTAGACCTACCACGACCAAGATCGCCTGAGCTCTCAACCCAGAAGATATGCAGGCCAGACTGACCTAGGATATTTGACTTtacaacaacaccaaaagaCAGAATTGGCAGCTGGAACTTTTGCCGATAGATGTATCAGGCGCCTCGGCCCAAGCAGTGGAGTTGCATGATGATAGACATTTGCCTGCCGTTTTCGGTGACCGACTAAACCAAGGTGCTCAACCAATGAGATGCTGCTGAATAACCACGCGCTGATTGGTATTCACAAGCAAAGATCAAATCGCAACAGACTTCGTGCATATGGCCTCGGAGCACATTCTCAATCAGGGTCCTTACAGAAGCTAAGGTATCCAGTCGGCTATGCGGCACAACCATCTGAAATACAGGCAAGGAGAATAAGTATAAATTCCAAAATGAAGGACCTGGTTGCGTCTATGGCGATTCCGTTCGCATTGGCAGGTTTGAGTGGAAGACTTCAGATTGATTTGACAACAAGGCGACATCAACTCAAGACATGATTGCTGGTCTATTCTTTTTTGCGGCAGGCGCTCTAGCCAAAGTCAGCTTCCCGCCTATCCCGTCCGATCTCTCAACGCCGGTACAACAAAGACTGTCGCTGGATGGACCAAACAGTGAGTACAACTTCAAAGTATAAGTTTCATCACTCAACTCTATTAGGTGTAACCATTGGCTGGAACACCTATGCCAAGCAATCCAAACCTTGTGTGCAGTATGGCTTGTCAAAAGACAAGCTTGATAAGCAAGCATGCTCGGATATATCATTGACATATCCGACTTCTCGCACCTGGGCTAACGCCGTGACTCTTGACAATCTGTCGCCAGCAACGAAATACTACTACAAGATTGTGTCTAAAAGTTCAGTTGTTGACCAGTTCCTCAGCGCTCGGGCAGCTGGAGACACGACACCATTcgccatcaacgccatcattGACCTTGGTGTGTACGGAGAGGATGGTTTTACTATCAAGATGGATCAAACGAAGCGAGATGTTATCCCCAACGTTCAGCCTGCTTTGAACCACACGACCATCGGCCGTCTTGCAACAACAGCTGATGACTACGAATTTATCATTCATCCTGGAGATCTCGCATACGCTGACGATTGGTTCCTGAAACCCAAGAATCTGCTTCACGGCGAGGAGGCCTATCAAGCCATTCTCGAGACATTCTACAATCAGTTGGCCCCCATCTCTGGCCGAAAGCCTTACATGGTCAGCCCAGGAAACCATGAAGCAGCATGTGAAGAGATCCCCATCCTCAACAATCTCTGTCCTGAAGGTCAGAAGAACTTCACCGATTTCATGTACAGATTTGGCCAAGTGATGCCTCTTGCCTTtccttcaacctcttccaGTGACGCTGCGAGAGTGAGCGCAAACAAGGCTAAGCAACTGGCAAACCCGCCATTCTGGTTCTCCTTCGAATACGGCATGGCACATGTCGTCATGATTGATACCGAAACCGATTTCCCCGACGCACCAGACGCACCAGGCGGCTCAGCAAACCTGAATAGCGGACCTTTTGGTAGTCCCAATCAGCAACTCCAATTCTTGGAAGCCGATCTTGCATCAGTTGACCGTACAGTCACACCTTGGGTCGTTGTTGCAGGTCACCGCCCTTGGTACACTACTGGCGATGAAGGCTGCAAGCCTTGCCAAAAGGCATTCGAAGGGTTGTTGTACAAGTATGGCGTCGACTTGGCTGTCTTTGGGCACGTACATAACTCACAGCGCTTCTACCCCATCTACAACGGGACTGTTGATGCTGCGGGAATGAAAGACCCCAAGGCGCCTATGTACATTGTGTCTGGAGGTACTGGAAACATCGAGGGACTGAGCGCTGTGGGGAAGAATGCTACCGGAAACGCATTTGCATATGCGGATGACTTTAGTTACGCGACTATTCGGTTCCTGGATGCCCAAAACCTACAAGTCGACTTCTTCCAGTCATCAACAGGGAAACTCTTGGATCAGTCCAAGCTTTTCAAGTCCCACAACAAACAGTTTGTGAGGCAGAACTAGAAAAACAGCGGTGATGTTGTTGCACTCAACCACTTTCTTGAGTAGCATGATTTCTCTGGTCTCCCTTGTTGAGGGTCTGGGACAGATACTTCAATATGGACGACAGGGCAATTGAAATTTATGCTCTCACCGCAGTACATAGTCAATTACTTTCACCTCCCTCTTCATAAGGCCTCCCAGTGAGACTCTTGGATCAAAGTTGGTCCATCGATCTTCTGATGCAATGTACCAGAACGGGGTACCATTATCCCTCCAGCGTAGTTCCCATTCCTCTGGGATCGGGATATCGCTTTCCATCTGGATTCTCAAGGACAGGCTTTTCATCACGTTTGGGATAGCTTACCCTAACCCATTGAAAACATAGAGATTGAACTCACTGATGGAAATGGCATGATACTGGTAGACAGACTAAGTGATAGCCCTGGCTCGATTGCTTGAGATATGTATCATAATCTTGCCTATTATTACCATGAGTCACCGATGAGTAGTCGAGTGTAACAAAACCAGATTCATTAGTATGTTATAAATGAAGAAAACAATTCCAGAATGTATGTAAGGAAACAAACCATTTATTAAGCGACAATTACTGTTGGAATTCGGAATATGGCCACGAGAGTGTTTAATAAAAGTGGCGTAAGGGAGGGTAGATCATTCCATGCCGAGACACTTGTCCCAAGACCTTGGCACATTCCTTATGCAATCTCAATCAGGGGGCAAGGACATCAAGCTGGTCAGATCTTATGCCTATCTTGTCGTTTTTCATTTCTAGATTGAAAATGCGTTAATTATAGTTAGCGCCTCTCTCTGGAtatgtatatatacttatataaaccgattttatataatttactcaATGTTATAATACACGCTCCTGCCCACTTGATTAGCAGGGACAGATAAAGTCTTAGCATTCTTTTTAACATGTAATCAGGGCCTTATTAGCTGAGCTTAATCTAGGGTATCCGCCCCGCAAAAGCTTGATGTATCGGCGATTAGCATTTTTATTGTCTTACAATGTGTTAGTCCCTCCCTCTGCTGAGCTTCCGTGGCGCTGGAAATCAGACACCAAGGGATAAGTGCTAAGATGACACTCTGCCGTACTTGCCGACAAATTGTCGCAACACTTGGCAAACCAGAAATGTGACCAGTAGATGATGCTGATTGGGCCGGAGTGAACACGGATATGCCATCTCCCTTTGAGATGTTGCTGGTGTCGCGTTGGGAATGCAGGGATAGATTCTTATCTCGATATCATATTGTAAGGCAAACAACGCCTGCATCAGCTTCTACACTGAGCACACTTACACTATATGGCTTAGCggtcttttcttcttgactTACTATTCCCTTTTTGGTTATCATTCTATGCTATTACAGTAGCCCAGAGATTAAACTGATTAAATTACAGTAGACTCAGATGTAATACCTTAGCAGATGTCTGAGGCGTTCACCCAAAAATGAAGGGAGATTGGGTATCTTGGCATAACTCAAGCCACTTAACTTATCCCCTTGGCTCGCTGCAGTGCCCGATGCATATAAATGTTCAGCGCGCTTGCTATTCTCCATCTGATATCATCAGTCTATCATTCATCTCCCAACATAAGCCATTATTTGGCAGCCACTCGTTCAATATGCGTTTGTCCTCGTTCCTCCTCGCGGCATGTGCCTCGAGCGCATTCGGGCAGTTCAACCACAATTTCAAGAGATTCACAAACTCCAGTATTCCTGCCACAACGACTTCTGGCTCTGTTCCCAGTTCAATTGATACCAGTGCTTCTACGACTAGTAGCACTGCCCCATCCTCGGCACCCATCTCTCTTGGAACAGCCCAGCTTGGTGCAGGTGCTAGCTACACCACTGCACTTGATGGTTCTGCGGCAGTGTAAGTTTATCTTGGAAAATAAGCAGCACGAGGCACTGACGCATTCTAGCTCTCTCTTCATCCGAAATGGAGTTGCTACATTCAGACTCGTGCCCTTCCTAGCCAGCTTCGCAGGCCTCCGTGTCTTTGTCGTCTTCAGTATCCTCGTCAGGCCTCCCCCAAGAGGTCTTAAGCGTCAAGTGTTCGAAGGATGTAGCCTCGAGGTTCAGTTAGACGGCCAAAGCATCTACCAGCAAGTGATGACCGACACTGGAGGATCAGAGCTTGGACAGAGGAGCAACCCTGTCAGGCTCAACGCTGAAGGTCGCCCTGATCTCCAATACTTCCTGACTTGCGGCTCCGATGcagttgaggttgttgtttCTCATCTTTCTTTCGACCAAGCTGGCGATGATGCAGAGACCACACCTATTGCGCCCCTCCCAACCGGTACTGAAACCCCAGGAGTCTCTAACACTAACTCTGACGGATTTACTACCAATTCTAACGGTGAAACTATCTTCCCCACTGGAACTAACTCCGCTGGTTTCACTACGAATTCTAACGGAGAAACTGTTTTCCCTCCTAGCACGAACTCGGCTGGCTTCACTACCAACTCCAACGGTGAAACTGTCTTCCCTCCTAGCACTAACTCCGCCGGCTTCACCACAAACTCAAACGGAGAGACCATCTTTCCCACTGAAACTGCAACTGGCACTGAGGATCAAACTTCCGCTCCAACTGCTACCTCTCCCGCTGGTTTCCCTGACTCCATTGATGCTTTCGCCCTTTTTGGCTGTGTCGGATCTGTTGATGGCTTCCCTACTTTCGAACTTGCTCAATCAGATACCTCCATGGATCTGGATCAGTGCTCTACTCTCTGCCAAGGTCGAGCCTACTTTGGTGTCTATGATACGTAAGTCTTTTATGACCTTTCTGATATTATCTTCAATTACTGACTGATATTGCTAGTGACTGCTACTGTGGTGACGAGATTGATGGCGAGGAAACAGCCCGCACTGAACTGGATTCCTGCGACATCGAGTGCCCCGGCGATGTTAGTCAGTTCTGCGGTGGTGATTCTCAGCGTCGCAGGATGCACCGTCGCCAGACCATTCCTTCCGATCGCCTCCTTACTGTTTATGTCGCTGCTGGTGGTCAAACTGAAATTGTCACTGATGAAGTCACTCGAACCATCACTGATCAGTCAACCTTTATCACGACCATTGCCACTACAGTTGCTGGACCCGCCACCACTGCTACCGAGCGAGTAGTATACATCTTTGTTGAAGCTGACTGCGGCGCCTGCAACGGCCAGTGGGTCTACATCCCTGAGGTTTGTGACTGCCAGGGCGGTTTCCAGTATGTTCCCTACTTCTGCTTCGGAGGCAGCTGCTCTGGAAAGACTGTGTACAAGTCTGAGGAATGTCACGATTGGTGGAACCACAAGGACTTCTTTATCCCGGCTGACTGTGAGGAATGTTCCGGTGGAGAGATTATATACAAGCCTTGGGAGAATTCTTGGGGTACACCTGAGAACTGCAAACCCGAGGAGATCCCTGCTTGTGAGGGACATAGGTGCCCTGCTGTTTaccccagcaacaacaagggTCATAACGGTGGTGGTAGCAGTGATCACGGTAGCAGCTACCAGCCTGACAAGCACCATGGAGGTTCCGACAGTGGTTCTAAGGGTGGTTTCGACAGTGGCGCCAAGGGTGGCTCCGACAGTGGCTCCAGCTACGACGGCCACAGCAAGGGCTCGGACAACAAGGGCTCGGACAATAAGGGCTCAGACGACAATGGCTCAAAGGGCAATACTCCCGAGTGCATTGGAGATCACTGCACTGGACCATACGGTGGCGA of Fusarium musae strain F31 chromosome 5, whole genome shotgun sequence contains these proteins:
- a CDS encoding hypothetical protein (EggNog:ENOG41), whose amino-acid sequence is MRLSSFLLAACASSAFGQFNHNFKRFTNSSIPATTTSGSVPSSIDTSASTTSSTAPSSAPISLGTAQLGAGASYTTALDGSAAVSLFIRNGVATFRLVPFLASFAGLRVFVVFSILVRPPPRGLKRQVFEGCSLEVQLDGQSIYQQVMTDTGGSELGQRSNPVRLNAEGRPDLQYFLTCGSDAVEVVVSHLSFDQAGDDAETTPIAPLPTGTETPGVSNTNSDGFTTNSNGETIFPTGTNSAGFTTNSNGETVFPPSTNSAGFTTNSNGETVFPPSTNSAGFTTNSNGETIFPTETATGTEDQTSAPTATSPAGFPDSIDAFALFGCVGSVDGFPTFELAQSDTSMDLDQCSTLCQGRAYFGVYDTDCYCGDEIDGEETARTELDSCDIECPGDVSQFCGGDSQRRRMHRRQTIPSDRLLTVYVAAGGQTEIVTDEVTRTITDQSTFITTIATTVAGPATTATERVVYIFVEADCGACNGQWVYIPEVCDCQGGFQYVPYFCFGGSCSGKTVYKSEECHDWWNHKDFFIPADCEECSGGEIIYKPWENSWGTPENCKPEEIPACEGHRCPAVYPSNNKGHNGGGSSDHGSSYQPDKHHGGSDSGSKGGFDSGAKGGSDSGSSYDGHSKGSDNKGSDNKGSDDNGSKGNTPECIGDHCTGPYGGESNSKPGDSHEPSGGDSHGEPAPGGKPSDVPMVVSGAGKQVTSLFALLAAIVPALL